A region from the Macrobrachium nipponense isolate FS-2020 chromosome 47, ASM1510439v2, whole genome shotgun sequence genome encodes:
- the LOC135204828 gene encoding uncharacterized protein LOC135204828 isoform X2, translating to MRSSSVEEVGGHGPGDPWEVFSALAILVVEGRTPGGERGYHAGPHCPLPHQLQHKHNCDQNDHVCVQAGSLLRQLRVMWGVGVGVSLEVLVAPECQHGAALATTLDTPIAPSQNLRLIEQWNFTIYDRRLPEAAATGWSLVAAVRSFLHFSQLSAWLSVSRGRRPPNVLYRLTVTSPVFCSKFTEEAEEHVFPLAYMGQDTSIKVAVRSLPRSEKVPVVVCYEPHEDNCEEMTSDESLPSCSQNKTEMARGEEDLRRSVMKARLAENTRVSRSESPDTQLGESLLDPPHSLTRFPRRYQSPVRSGSPSLETPEHLICRHRHPVPPNSRPPDVMPLGPSLARHPFSWTQARYPVPPVSLHLHPTSLASSVCPSSSGIPPPHQQQQQSSHHMQHCPYRIDYSGPSQHFQRPHPIYNRPQMCLSQPQSINQLHLQKPHSSHHNLQSLNFDQLQKQQQQQQQQQQQQQQQQQGSLSPRGGKYQNYPEYQYYNDQAESSRDYVGPSKRYKSTRLLSDGCSESDYSYSFKPRGDCSEMSKNVQGTSSSSSVQGGSMQHREEDENSSEWECKKNGHNGSSACLPQLPGEAESLSGEPTQKGSGKVSAGLKRGSSSSSEKRCKTEKMLPKVIDDQLRPCCSHTGKHLCSSMEDLSDVCDKEPESSCHLHSKDIKQEMKHRGDVSPSRLFRNKFNFDLTPKETMEILSVLRQSSNSPRSHSKVRSPKGHSEMKNLHLGLDPDMKAEKQLWASQEMERKMLEDKGGKRLEGEGHFRLLDSVKVTREWEAGEAPSATTTTRRSCKSSSQMGPNYLSSLGGCSEHRKSERCQNENRGRGDDVQEELTSSPENQFLEAIALSSEKPCDIPSCKTLVDSCEPLWTRVCSDNACDNDSDLMKKGIIYGLEEGYRETENQQCVEAKKITLKTNFYTACSEPAKALHCQPQKQVSHTLSKSPFVAILSSIQNEYNQDITGEQQLHMTTGHSNATSSTTKETAKRVLNFQDDDEETHVHQKAKEEIPSKISIAKSHLDQSDWKIGRDAGKENNVVRSRETREGFVKSASLLKHLMTRGHPSQPQENSQDDRPFILDGNDHGGDASKQSPVQLETGQKIKQIEDDQKQVGSNDTEMQLDDLICEDDEVEKYCNMKGVTIPSASEKAQFRRSLDSATNMVFHSKTGLPLTSSPAPLRKGKRFDYDSSLISVAAIKSALYACDTEEEEAYTIEMHAVCHEHKSARKLHQLSMSAPATVTCSNLLGSFEECVLNGRLEPVSTVQGFTAEIAASGAFCPKRITKPVTVFFYTLCDNDQISSPYMGHINLGKKGYHVPSKGTVQVTLFNPHGTVVKMFVVMYDLSDMPPNSRTFVRQRTLNMPVGASDADDNAHQWLRYLIHLRFVSSKSGKIYLHTDIRMLILRKSDADAATLHKTSVPYELRSFTHGPTNPKFSPRK from the exons ATGCGATCCAGTAGTGTGGAAGAAGTTGGTGGTCATGGACCAGGTGACCCGTGGGAGGTGTTCTCCGCTCTGGCCATCCTTGTAGTGGAGGGACGAACCCCAGGGGGAGAGAGGGGCTACCATGCAGGACCCCACTGTCCACTGCCTCATCAGTTGCAGCATAAACACAACTGCGACCAGAATGATCACGTG TGTGTTCAAGCTGGATCCTTGCTGCGTCAGCTGCGGGTGATGTGGGGTGTTGGTGTTGGAGTGAGCCTAGAGGTGCTTGTTGCTCCTGAATGTCAGCACGGGGCAGCATTAGCCACCACCCTCGATACTCCTATCGCTCCCTCGCAGAACCTTCGGCTGATTGAACAGTGGAACTTTACTATCTATGATCGGAG ACTCCCAGAGGCTGCGGCAACTGGTTGGTCTTTGGTGGCAGCAGTGAGGTCGTTTCTGCACTTTTCCCAACTCTCGGCTTGGCTGAGCGTGTCAAGGGGCCGGCGGCCGCCAAATGTGTTGTATAGGCTGACAGTTACTTCGCCTGTCTTTTGTTCTAAATTtacagaagaagcagaagaacatGTGTTTCCATTGGCTTACATGGGTCAGGATACTTCGATCAAG GTGGCCGTGCGTTCCTTACCTCGGAGCGAAAAAGTTCCAGTGGTTGTCTGCTACGAGCCACATGAAGACAATTGTGAGGAGATGACATCAGATGAAAGTCTTCCTTCTTGTTCTCAAAATAAAACTGAGATGGCAAG GGGTGAGGAAGATTTGCGGAGAAGTGTCATGAAAGCCAGGTTGGCAGAGAACACCCGTGTGAGTCGAAGCGAATCGCCGGACACACAGCTAGGGGAGAGTCTGCTGGATCCTCCTCACTCCCTCACTCGTTTCCCTCGTCGCTACCAGTCTCCCGTGCGGTCGGGGTCTCCTTCCCTAGAAACTCCTGAGCATTTGATATGTCGCCACAGACACCCAGTACCTCCCAACAGCAGGCCTCCAGATGTAATGCCACTGGGACCAAGTTTAGCCCGTCACCCGTTTTCTTGGACTCAGGCGCGTTACCCGGTTCCTCCTGTCAGTCTTCATCTCCATCCGACCTCTCTGGCCTCCTCAGTGTGTCCCTCCAGTAGTGGAATCCCCCCCCCACATCAGCAACAGCAGCAGTCAAGCCATCACATGCAACATTGTCCTTATAGAATAGATTACTCCGGACCCAGCCAACATTTTCAGAGGCCACACCCCATCTATAATCGTCCACAGATGTGTTTGTCACAGCCGCAGTCTATCAACCAGTTGCATCTGCAAAAGCCCCATTCTTCCCATCACAACCTCCAGTCATTGAACTTTGatcagcttcagaagcagcagcagcagcagcagcagcagcagcagcagcagcagcagcagcagcaaggcaGCTTATCACCGAGGGGGGGCAAGTATCAAAATTACCCCGAGTATCAGTACTACAACGATCAGGCAGAATCAAGCAGAGACTATGTTGGACCCTCCAAGAGATACAAGAGCACGAGGCTGCTTAGCGACGGGTGTTCAGAATCTGATTACAGTTACAGTTTTAAACCCAGAGGAGATTGCTCTGAAATGTCCAAAAATGTCCAAGGTACAAGTAGTAGTTCCAGCGTACAAGGGGGGTCTATGCAGCATCGGGAGGAAGACGAGAACTCGAGCGAATGGGAGTGCAAGAAGAATGGGCATAATGGAAGCAGTGCTTGTCTTCCACAGCTGCCAGGGGAGGCAGAATCCCTTTCTGGAGAACCAACCCAAAAGGGCAGCGGGAAGGTCAGCGCCGGTCTGAAGCGGGGATCCTCCTCCTCGAGTGAGAAGCGCTGTAAAACAGAGAAGATGCTTCCAAAAGTGATAGATGATCAGTTGAGGCCTTGCTGTTCACACACTGGCAAACATTTGTGTTCCAGCATGGAAGATCTGTCTGACGTCTGTGATAAGGAACCTGAGAGTTCGTGTCACTTACACTCTAAG GATATTAAACAAGAAATGAAACACAGAGGTGATGTTAGTCCTAGCCGCTTGTTCCGTAACAAGTTCAACTTTGACCTAACTCCAAAGGAAACTATGGAAATTTTGAGTGTTTTGCGACAGTCTAGTAACAGCCCAAGGAGCCATTCGAAAGTTCGTTCTCCTAAAGGTCATTCTGAGATGAAAAATTTACATTTAGGCTTAGATCCTGATATGAAAGCAGAGAAGCAGTTGTGGGCTAGTCaagaaatggagagaaaaatGCTGGAAGACAAAGGAGGAAAGAGGCTGGAGGGGGAGGGCCACTTCAGGCTTCTTGATTCTGTGAAAGTGACGAGAGAATGGGAAGCGGGTGAAGCCCCCTcagcgacgacgacgacgaggaggagTTGCAAGAGCAGCAGCCAAATGGGACCAAACTATCTCTCATCCTTGGGGGGATGTTCCGAGCACAGGAAGAGTGAAAGGTGCCAAAACGAAAATCGGGGTAGAGGGGATGATGTGCAGGAGGAGTTGACCTCTAGTCCCGAAAACCAGTTTCTCGAAGCCATAGCGCTTAGTAGTGAGAAACCATGTGATATTCCTAGTTGTAAGACTTTAGTTGATAGTTGTGAGCCATTGTGGACCAGAGTTTGTAGTGATAATGcttgtgataatgatagtgatttAATGAAAAAGGGAATTATTTATGGTTTGGAAGAAGGATACAGGGAAACTGAAAACCAACAGTGTGTTGAAGCTAAAAAGATTACACTGAAAACGAACTTTTATACTGCTTGTAGCGAGCCagccaaagccctccactgtCAACCACAGAAGCAAGTATCACATACGCTGAGTAAGAGTCCATTTGTTGCAATATTATCTAGCATCCAAAATGAGTACAATCAAGACATTACGGGAGAGCAGCAGCTGCATATGACGACAGGCCATTCAAATGCCACTTCCAGCACCACAAAGGAGACAGCAAAGAGAGTCTTGAATTTCCAAGATGATGATGAGGAAACCCACGTCCATCAGAAAGCCAAGGAAGAAATACCATCCAAAATTAGCATCGCAAAATCTCATTTGGACCAGAGTGATTGGAAGATCGGCAGAGATGCCGGCAAGGAGAACAACGTGGTGCGTTCGAGGGAGACTCGAGAAGGATTTGTCAAAAGTGCGAGCTTGCTCAAACACCTGATGACGCGGGGTCATCCATCACAACCTCAGGAGAATTCTCAGGATGATAGGCCATTCATTTTAGACGGCAATGACCACGGAGGAGATGCTTCGAAGCAGTCGCCTGTGCAGCTTGAGACAGGTCAGAAAATCAAGCAGATAGAAGATGACCAGAAGCAAGTTGGCAGCAATGACACAGAGATGCAACTAGATGACTTAATCTGTGAGGATGATGAGGTTGAGAAGTACTGCAACATGAAAGGTGTCACTATTCCATCTGCCAGCGAGAAGGCTCAGTTCCGCCGCTCCTTAGACTCTGCGACGAACATGGTGTTCCACAGCAAGACGGGGCTACCCCTTACGTCCTCTCCGGCGCCACTCAGAAAGGGAAAGCGATTTGACTACGACTCCAGCCTTATCAGTGTAGCGGCAATAAAGAG TGCATTGTACGCCTGTGATACCGAAGAGGAAGAGGCATATACTATAGAGATGCACGCAGTATGCCACGAACACAAGAGCGCTCGCAAGTTGCATCAACTGTCGATGTCCGCGCCAGCTACTGTCACGTGTTCAAACCTCCTGGGCAGCTTTGAGGAGTGCGTCCTGAACGGTCGACTGGAGCCTGTGTCAACTGTCCAGGGTTTCACGGCAGAAATTGCAGCCTCCGGAGCCTTCTGTCCAAAGCGCATCACAAAACCAGTGACAGTTTTTTTCTACACACTCTGTGATAATGATCAGATCTCATCTCCGTACATG GGTCACATCAATCTTGGCAAGAAAGGCTACCATGTCCCCAGCAAAGGCACTGTACAGGTTACATTGTTCAACCCACACGGGACAGTGGTGAAAATGTTCGTTGTAATGTATGATTTGTCAGATATGCCGCCCAACTCGCGTACGTTTGTCCGTCAGCGTACGCTAAACATGCCAGTAGGGGCCAGTGATGCAGATGACAATGCTCATCAATGGCTCCGTTACCTCATACATCTCAG GTTTGTCAGTTCCAAGTCTGGCAAAATCTACCTCCATACAGATATTCGCATGTTGATCCTCCGAAAGAGCGATGCTGATGCTGCCACACTGCACAAAACCAGCGTCCCCTATGAACTGCGCTCATTCACCCATGGTCCAACGAATCCTAAATTTTCTCCCAGGAAGTAA
- the LOC135204828 gene encoding uncharacterized protein LOC135204828 isoform X1, producing the protein MRSSSVEEVGGHGPGDPWEVFSALAILVVEGRTPGGERGYHAGPHCPLPHQLQHKHNCDQNDHVCVQAGSLLRQLRVMWGVGVGVSLEVLVAPECQHGAALATTLDTPIAPSQNLRLIEQWNFTIYDRRLPEAAATGWSLVAAVRSFLHFSQLSAWLSVSRGRRPPNVLYRLTVTSPVFCSKFTEEAEEHVFPLAYMGQDTSIKVAVRSLPRSEKVPVVVCYEPHEDNCEEMTSDESLPSCSQNKTEMARGEEDLRRSVMKARLAENTRVSRSESPDTQLGESLLDPPHSLTRFPRRYQSPVRSGSPSLETPEHLICRHRHPVPPNSRPPDVMPLGPSLARHPFSWTQARYPVPPVSLHLHPTSLASSVCPSSSGIPPPHQQQQQSSHHMQHCPYRIDYSGPSQHFQRPHPIYNRPQMCLSQPQSINQLHLQKPHSSHHNLQSLNFDQLQKQQQQQQQQQQQQQQQQQGSLSPRGGKYQNYPEYQYYNDQAESSRDYVGPSKRYKSTRLLSDGCSESDYSYSFKPRGDCSEMSKNVQGTSSSSSVQGGSMQHREEDENSSEWECKKNGHNGSSACLPQLPGEAESLSGEPTQKGSGKVSAGLKRGSSSSSEKRCKTEKMLPKVIDDQLRPCCSHTGKHLCSSMEDLSDVCDKEPESSCHLHSKDIKQEMKHRGDVSPSRLFRNKFNFDLTPKETMEILSVLRQSSNSPRSHSKVRSPKGHSEMKNLHLGLDPDMKAEKQLWASQEMERKMLEDKGGKRLEGEGHFRLLDSVKVTREWEAGEAPSATTTTRRSCKSSSQMGPNYLSSLGGCSEHRKSERCQNENRGRGDDVQEELTSSPENQFLEAIALSSEKPCDIPSCKTLVDSCEPLWTRVCSDNACDNDSDLMKKGIIYGLEEGYRETENQQCVEAKKITLKTNFYTACSEPAKALHCQPQKQVSHTLSKSPFVAILSSIQNEYNQDITGEQQLHMTTGHSNATSSTTKETAKRVLNFQDDDEETHVHQKAKEEIPSKISIAKSHLDQSDWKIGRDAGKENNVVRSRETREGFVKSASLLKHLMTRGHPSQPQENSQDDRPFILDGNDHGGDASKQSPVQLETGQKIKQIEDDQKQVGSNDTEMQLDDLICEDDEVEKYCNMKGVTIPSASEKAQFRRSLDSATNMVFHSKTGLPLTSSPAPLRKGKRFDYDSSLISVAAIKRSTSFHCSALYACDTEEEEAYTIEMHAVCHEHKSARKLHQLSMSAPATVTCSNLLGSFEECVLNGRLEPVSTVQGFTAEIAASGAFCPKRITKPVTVFFYTLCDNDQISSPYMGHINLGKKGYHVPSKGTVQVTLFNPHGTVVKMFVVMYDLSDMPPNSRTFVRQRTLNMPVGASDADDNAHQWLRYLIHLRFVSSKSGKIYLHTDIRMLILRKSDADAATLHKTSVPYELRSFTHGPTNPKFSPRK; encoded by the exons ATGCGATCCAGTAGTGTGGAAGAAGTTGGTGGTCATGGACCAGGTGACCCGTGGGAGGTGTTCTCCGCTCTGGCCATCCTTGTAGTGGAGGGACGAACCCCAGGGGGAGAGAGGGGCTACCATGCAGGACCCCACTGTCCACTGCCTCATCAGTTGCAGCATAAACACAACTGCGACCAGAATGATCACGTG TGTGTTCAAGCTGGATCCTTGCTGCGTCAGCTGCGGGTGATGTGGGGTGTTGGTGTTGGAGTGAGCCTAGAGGTGCTTGTTGCTCCTGAATGTCAGCACGGGGCAGCATTAGCCACCACCCTCGATACTCCTATCGCTCCCTCGCAGAACCTTCGGCTGATTGAACAGTGGAACTTTACTATCTATGATCGGAG ACTCCCAGAGGCTGCGGCAACTGGTTGGTCTTTGGTGGCAGCAGTGAGGTCGTTTCTGCACTTTTCCCAACTCTCGGCTTGGCTGAGCGTGTCAAGGGGCCGGCGGCCGCCAAATGTGTTGTATAGGCTGACAGTTACTTCGCCTGTCTTTTGTTCTAAATTtacagaagaagcagaagaacatGTGTTTCCATTGGCTTACATGGGTCAGGATACTTCGATCAAG GTGGCCGTGCGTTCCTTACCTCGGAGCGAAAAAGTTCCAGTGGTTGTCTGCTACGAGCCACATGAAGACAATTGTGAGGAGATGACATCAGATGAAAGTCTTCCTTCTTGTTCTCAAAATAAAACTGAGATGGCAAG GGGTGAGGAAGATTTGCGGAGAAGTGTCATGAAAGCCAGGTTGGCAGAGAACACCCGTGTGAGTCGAAGCGAATCGCCGGACACACAGCTAGGGGAGAGTCTGCTGGATCCTCCTCACTCCCTCACTCGTTTCCCTCGTCGCTACCAGTCTCCCGTGCGGTCGGGGTCTCCTTCCCTAGAAACTCCTGAGCATTTGATATGTCGCCACAGACACCCAGTACCTCCCAACAGCAGGCCTCCAGATGTAATGCCACTGGGACCAAGTTTAGCCCGTCACCCGTTTTCTTGGACTCAGGCGCGTTACCCGGTTCCTCCTGTCAGTCTTCATCTCCATCCGACCTCTCTGGCCTCCTCAGTGTGTCCCTCCAGTAGTGGAATCCCCCCCCCACATCAGCAACAGCAGCAGTCAAGCCATCACATGCAACATTGTCCTTATAGAATAGATTACTCCGGACCCAGCCAACATTTTCAGAGGCCACACCCCATCTATAATCGTCCACAGATGTGTTTGTCACAGCCGCAGTCTATCAACCAGTTGCATCTGCAAAAGCCCCATTCTTCCCATCACAACCTCCAGTCATTGAACTTTGatcagcttcagaagcagcagcagcagcagcagcagcagcagcagcagcagcagcagcagcagcaaggcaGCTTATCACCGAGGGGGGGCAAGTATCAAAATTACCCCGAGTATCAGTACTACAACGATCAGGCAGAATCAAGCAGAGACTATGTTGGACCCTCCAAGAGATACAAGAGCACGAGGCTGCTTAGCGACGGGTGTTCAGAATCTGATTACAGTTACAGTTTTAAACCCAGAGGAGATTGCTCTGAAATGTCCAAAAATGTCCAAGGTACAAGTAGTAGTTCCAGCGTACAAGGGGGGTCTATGCAGCATCGGGAGGAAGACGAGAACTCGAGCGAATGGGAGTGCAAGAAGAATGGGCATAATGGAAGCAGTGCTTGTCTTCCACAGCTGCCAGGGGAGGCAGAATCCCTTTCTGGAGAACCAACCCAAAAGGGCAGCGGGAAGGTCAGCGCCGGTCTGAAGCGGGGATCCTCCTCCTCGAGTGAGAAGCGCTGTAAAACAGAGAAGATGCTTCCAAAAGTGATAGATGATCAGTTGAGGCCTTGCTGTTCACACACTGGCAAACATTTGTGTTCCAGCATGGAAGATCTGTCTGACGTCTGTGATAAGGAACCTGAGAGTTCGTGTCACTTACACTCTAAG GATATTAAACAAGAAATGAAACACAGAGGTGATGTTAGTCCTAGCCGCTTGTTCCGTAACAAGTTCAACTTTGACCTAACTCCAAAGGAAACTATGGAAATTTTGAGTGTTTTGCGACAGTCTAGTAACAGCCCAAGGAGCCATTCGAAAGTTCGTTCTCCTAAAGGTCATTCTGAGATGAAAAATTTACATTTAGGCTTAGATCCTGATATGAAAGCAGAGAAGCAGTTGTGGGCTAGTCaagaaatggagagaaaaatGCTGGAAGACAAAGGAGGAAAGAGGCTGGAGGGGGAGGGCCACTTCAGGCTTCTTGATTCTGTGAAAGTGACGAGAGAATGGGAAGCGGGTGAAGCCCCCTcagcgacgacgacgacgaggaggagTTGCAAGAGCAGCAGCCAAATGGGACCAAACTATCTCTCATCCTTGGGGGGATGTTCCGAGCACAGGAAGAGTGAAAGGTGCCAAAACGAAAATCGGGGTAGAGGGGATGATGTGCAGGAGGAGTTGACCTCTAGTCCCGAAAACCAGTTTCTCGAAGCCATAGCGCTTAGTAGTGAGAAACCATGTGATATTCCTAGTTGTAAGACTTTAGTTGATAGTTGTGAGCCATTGTGGACCAGAGTTTGTAGTGATAATGcttgtgataatgatagtgatttAATGAAAAAGGGAATTATTTATGGTTTGGAAGAAGGATACAGGGAAACTGAAAACCAACAGTGTGTTGAAGCTAAAAAGATTACACTGAAAACGAACTTTTATACTGCTTGTAGCGAGCCagccaaagccctccactgtCAACCACAGAAGCAAGTATCACATACGCTGAGTAAGAGTCCATTTGTTGCAATATTATCTAGCATCCAAAATGAGTACAATCAAGACATTACGGGAGAGCAGCAGCTGCATATGACGACAGGCCATTCAAATGCCACTTCCAGCACCACAAAGGAGACAGCAAAGAGAGTCTTGAATTTCCAAGATGATGATGAGGAAACCCACGTCCATCAGAAAGCCAAGGAAGAAATACCATCCAAAATTAGCATCGCAAAATCTCATTTGGACCAGAGTGATTGGAAGATCGGCAGAGATGCCGGCAAGGAGAACAACGTGGTGCGTTCGAGGGAGACTCGAGAAGGATTTGTCAAAAGTGCGAGCTTGCTCAAACACCTGATGACGCGGGGTCATCCATCACAACCTCAGGAGAATTCTCAGGATGATAGGCCATTCATTTTAGACGGCAATGACCACGGAGGAGATGCTTCGAAGCAGTCGCCTGTGCAGCTTGAGACAGGTCAGAAAATCAAGCAGATAGAAGATGACCAGAAGCAAGTTGGCAGCAATGACACAGAGATGCAACTAGATGACTTAATCTGTGAGGATGATGAGGTTGAGAAGTACTGCAACATGAAAGGTGTCACTATTCCATCTGCCAGCGAGAAGGCTCAGTTCCGCCGCTCCTTAGACTCTGCGACGAACATGGTGTTCCACAGCAAGACGGGGCTACCCCTTACGTCCTCTCCGGCGCCACTCAGAAAGGGAAAGCGATTTGACTACGACTCCAGCCTTATCAGTGTAGCGGCAATAAAGAG ATCGACATCGTTCCACTGCAGTGCATTGTACGCCTGTGATACCGAAGAGGAAGAGGCATATACTATAGAGATGCACGCAGTATGCCACGAACACAAGAGCGCTCGCAAGTTGCATCAACTGTCGATGTCCGCGCCAGCTACTGTCACGTGTTCAAACCTCCTGGGCAGCTTTGAGGAGTGCGTCCTGAACGGTCGACTGGAGCCTGTGTCAACTGTCCAGGGTTTCACGGCAGAAATTGCAGCCTCCGGAGCCTTCTGTCCAAAGCGCATCACAAAACCAGTGACAGTTTTTTTCTACACACTCTGTGATAATGATCAGATCTCATCTCCGTACATG GGTCACATCAATCTTGGCAAGAAAGGCTACCATGTCCCCAGCAAAGGCACTGTACAGGTTACATTGTTCAACCCACACGGGACAGTGGTGAAAATGTTCGTTGTAATGTATGATTTGTCAGATATGCCGCCCAACTCGCGTACGTTTGTCCGTCAGCGTACGCTAAACATGCCAGTAGGGGCCAGTGATGCAGATGACAATGCTCATCAATGGCTCCGTTACCTCATACATCTCAG GTTTGTCAGTTCCAAGTCTGGCAAAATCTACCTCCATACAGATATTCGCATGTTGATCCTCCGAAAGAGCGATGCTGATGCTGCCACACTGCACAAAACCAGCGTCCCCTATGAACTGCGCTCATTCACCCATGGTCCAACGAATCCTAAATTTTCTCCCAGGAAGTAA